The following coding sequences are from one Humulus lupulus chromosome X, drHumLupu1.1, whole genome shotgun sequence window:
- the LOC133803603 gene encoding transcription factor bHLH94-like — MALETVVYNSQDTFSYGFKDVYSSMVGPNNTNLGYEFFLQEEEEHKSLVGIFDNHIMDQTIHANLDYYYSPPPSALQSLTEQLGSSNSSPEVSCPPPPPPSAPLPLDQSFLHGSSLSLPGQVTDPIAEPPATEKGRRKRRRTRTSKNKEELENQRMTHITVERNRRKQMNEYLAVLRSLMPPSYVQRGDQASIIGGAINFVKELEQLLQSMEGHKVRTKVEDDHKEDIRNGGKLSSNPSQSSSSLPLPSSSSPSPPSSSSSSSSTSPSHFSSPFADFFSFPQYSTRANQYYLSNNSSGVASENGQMAAAADIEVTMIDCHANLKILSMKKPRQLLKMVAGLGALRLSVLHLNVTTVDQMVLYSFSVKVEEGCHLNTMDEIAASVNQMLHRIEEPGLMS; from the exons ATGGCATTAGAAACTGTGGTTTATAATTCTCAAGACACATTTAGCTATGGCTTCAAGGACGTCTACTCCTCTATGGTAGGTCCTAATAATACTAATCTGGGGTACGAATTTTTCctccaagaagaagaagaacacaaATCCCTTGTTGGGATTTTCGATAATCACATAATGGACCAAACCATTCATGCAAATTTAGACTATTACTACTCTCCGCCTCCTTCGGCTCTCCAGAGCTTAACCGAACAGTTAGGATCCTCTAACTCGTCTCCTGAGGTCAGCTGCCCACCACCGCCGCCGCCATCAGCACCACTACCACTTGATCAATCCTTTCTCCATGGATCTTCGCTATCACTCCCCGGCCAGGTTACCGACCCAATCGCTGAGCCACCGGCCACAGAAAAAGGCCGCAGAAAACGACGCCGTACAAGAACCAGCAAGAACAAAGAAGAACTCGAAAACCAGAGGATGACCCACATTACTGTAGAGAGAAACCGCCGCAAACAGATGAATGAGTACCTTGCTGTACTCCGATCATTAATGCCCCCGTCCTATGTTCAGAGG GGTGACCAAGCGTCAATTATTGGGGGAGCAATTAATTTCGTGAAGGAGCTCGAGCAGTTGTTGCAGTCAATGGAGGGCCACAAGGTCAGAACAAAAGTAGAGGACGATCATAAAGAGGATATCAGAAATGGTGGAAAACTCTCTTCTAATCCTTctcaatcttcttcttctttacctTTACCTTCATCTTCATCTCCATCTCCACCATCATCGTCCTCTTCGTCATCTTCTACTTCTCCTTCCCACTTTTCTTCTCCATTTGCTGACTTCTTCTCTTTCCCACAATACTCCACACGTGCGAACCAGTACTACTTAAGCAATAACTCATCTGGGGTTGCCTCGGAAAATGGCCAAATGGCGGCGGCGGCGGACATAGAAGTGACCATGATCGATTGCCATGCCAACCTTAAAATACTGTCAATGAAAAAGCCGAGACAACTCTTAAAGATGGTCGCAGGTCTCGGAGCCCTTCGGCTCTCTGTTCTTCACCTTAATGTTACCACTGTTGATCAAATGGTACTCTACTCGTTTAGCGTCAAG GTTGAAGAAGGGTGCCACCTGAATACTATGGATGAAATTGCAGCCTCTGTTAATCAAATGCTGCACAGAATTGAAGAGCCTGGTTTGATGAGCTGA